CCGGCAAACTCCAAGTGGACGGCCAACCTGCCGAAGGGGCGCAGGTGACCCTCGTGCCTACAAATTCCAGCATCGGCGAATCGACTTTCCGTCCGACCGGATTGGTAGATGCGGACGGATCCTACAAGCTCACCACTTATGATCCTTCTCGGAGCATCACCCATGAAGGTGTGCCTCCGGGGGAGTATAAGGTTACAATCACTTGGATACCTCTTCTCCAGCCTGGGGAGAATGTTGATTCGAAAAAGCGGCCCGTAGATAGACTCGGGGGAAAATACCTCGATCCTGCCAAATCGCCCTATCCGGTGGTCATAAAAGAACCCCGCATGGAAATGGATCCAATTAATCTGAAGCTCTTAAAGCGAA
The genomic region above belongs to Telmatocola sphagniphila and contains:
- a CDS encoding carboxypeptidase-like regulatory domain-containing protein gives rise to the protein MKRFILGVASAIFVLTQTGCSSENGKYIPVTGKLQVDGQPAEGAQVTLVPTNSSIGESTFRPTGLVDADGSYKLTTYDPSRSITHEGVPPGEYKVTITWIPLLQPGENVDSKKRPVDRLGGKYLDPAKSPYPVVIKEPRMEMDPINLKLLKRS